In one Arenibacter antarcticus genomic region, the following are encoded:
- a CDS encoding asparaginase translates to MVNKKTKILLIYTGGTIGMVKDYETGALKAFNFKKLLKHIPELNQLDCDIDSVSFETPIDSSNMNITSWVVIAEIIEVHYASHDGFVVLHGSDTMSYTSSALSYMLENLDKPVVFTGSQLPIGDLRTDAKENLITSIQIAALQENDKPLVREVCLYFEYKLYRANRTTKINAEHFEAFASLNYPSLVESGVHLKVNQEALLKVKRGKKLKVNKEMDQNVAILKIFPSLSRALLHSILNTPNLKALVLETYGSGNASTEEWFRKELGEAIKKGIFVVNVTQCSGGSVIMGQYETSEHLQKLGLINGKDITTEAAITKLMYLLGNNVSPNLFKTIFETSLRGEMQ, encoded by the coding sequence TTGGTAAATAAAAAGACAAAAATCCTCCTGATTTACACGGGAGGGACTATTGGGATGGTTAAAGACTACGAAACTGGAGCGCTAAAGGCTTTCAATTTCAAGAAGTTGTTGAAACATATTCCTGAACTTAATCAGTTGGATTGTGATATTGATAGTGTTTCTTTTGAAACCCCAATAGATTCCTCTAATATGAATATCACGAGTTGGGTGGTTATTGCTGAGATAATTGAAGTACATTATGCTAGTCATGATGGATTTGTGGTGTTGCATGGCAGCGATACTATGAGCTATACCTCATCTGCATTGAGTTATATGTTGGAAAATCTAGATAAACCAGTGGTCTTTACGGGGTCGCAATTGCCTATCGGGGATTTGCGGACCGATGCCAAGGAGAACCTTATTACGTCTATACAGATAGCTGCCCTGCAAGAAAATGACAAACCGCTAGTGCGGGAAGTCTGTCTTTATTTTGAATATAAACTCTATAGGGCAAACCGAACTACTAAGATCAATGCCGAACATTTTGAGGCATTTGCTTCCTTGAATTATCCGTCCTTGGTTGAATCTGGGGTTCATTTAAAGGTGAATCAGGAAGCTTTGTTAAAGGTTAAAAGGGGGAAAAAGCTTAAGGTGAATAAGGAAATGGATCAAAATGTCGCCATTTTAAAGATTTTCCCCAGTTTGAGTCGCGCATTATTGCACAGTATTTTAAACACGCCAAATTTAAAAGCCTTGGTTTTGGAGACCTATGGATCGGGTAATGCCTCCACTGAAGAATGGTTCAGAAAAGAGCTTGGTGAAGCTATTAAAAAAGGTATATTTGTAGTGAATGTAACGCAATGTTCGGGAGGAAGTGTCATAATGGGGCAGTATGAGACCAGTGAACACCTCCAAAAATTAGGTCTTATCAATGGAAAAGACATCACAACTGAGGCTGCAATCACGAAATTGATGTATCTTTTAGGAAATAATGTTTCACCTAACTTGTTCAAAACCATATTTGAAACGTCTCTGAGGGGAGAAATGCAATAA
- a CDS encoding DegT/DnrJ/EryC1/StrS aminotransferase family protein — protein MKKIQMVDLIGQYQTIKDQVNNSIANVLETTAFINGPEVHAFQKELEDYLGVKHVIPCANGTDALQIAMMGLGLQPGDEVITADFTFAATVEVIALLNLTPVLVDVEPDSFNIDPIALEKAITPKTKAIVPVHLFGQCANMDAILEIAEKHNLFVIEDNAQAIGASYTLKNGSRKKAGTFGTVAATSFFPSKNLGCYGDGGALYTNDDELAHTLRGVVNHGMYERYHHDVVGVNSRLDSIQAVVLRAKLPLLDQYNKSRREAAQKYSKAFANQEHIIVPALVNTCAKECEDCDCHVFHQYTLRITNGKRDALVKHFAELQIPCGVYYPIPLHKQKAYLDEKYKEEDFPVTNQLVKEVISLPMHTELDDEQIDFITSTLIEFVNS, from the coding sequence ATGAAGAAAATACAAATGGTAGACCTAATTGGGCAATACCAAACCATAAAAGATCAAGTAAACAATTCCATAGCCAACGTTTTAGAGACCACAGCTTTTATAAATGGCCCAGAAGTACATGCCTTCCAGAAGGAGTTGGAAGATTATCTTGGTGTAAAACACGTAATTCCCTGTGCTAACGGTACCGATGCCCTTCAAATAGCAATGATGGGATTAGGGTTGCAGCCTGGAGATGAGGTTATTACGGCCGATTTCACCTTTGCGGCTACAGTAGAGGTTATTGCCTTGTTAAATCTAACTCCGGTTTTGGTGGATGTGGAGCCAGACAGTTTTAACATTGATCCAATTGCTTTGGAAAAGGCTATTACCCCAAAAACCAAGGCCATAGTTCCGGTGCATTTGTTTGGACAATGTGCCAACATGGATGCCATTTTGGAGATCGCTGAAAAGCACAATCTCTTTGTGATTGAAGACAATGCCCAAGCTATTGGAGCCAGTTATACCTTAAAAAATGGTAGCCGCAAGAAAGCAGGTACTTTTGGTACTGTTGCAGCAACATCTTTCTTCCCTTCCAAAAACTTGGGATGTTATGGGGATGGGGGTGCACTTTATACCAATGACGATGAATTAGCGCATACCTTAAGGGGAGTGGTAAATCATGGGATGTACGAGCGATACCATCACGATGTGGTTGGGGTGAATTCTAGACTCGACTCAATACAAGCGGTGGTGCTTCGTGCCAAATTACCTTTATTGGATCAATACAATAAAAGTAGAAGAGAGGCCGCTCAAAAATATTCTAAAGCTTTTGCAAATCAAGAACATATTATAGTGCCCGCACTAGTAAATACTTGTGCAAAGGAATGCGAGGATTGTGACTGCCATGTTTTTCATCAATATACGCTGCGGATCACCAACGGAAAAAGAGATGCCCTTGTAAAGCATTTTGCGGAATTGCAGATTCCATGTGGGGTATACTACCCAATACCACTGCATAAACAAAAAGCCTATTTAGACGAAAAATATAAGGAAGAGGATTTTCCAGTAACCAATCAATTGGTGAAAGAAGTAATATCCCTGCCAATGCATACGGAATTGGATGATGAACAAATAGACTTTATTACATCGACCCTAATAGAATTTGTAAATTCGTAA
- a CDS encoding TatD family hydrolase, which yields MTITDTHTHLYSELFENDRELVINTALDLGITRFFIPAIDSSYTTSMLDLEKAHPENVFLMMGLHPTYVKENFREELAHVEELLAARKFYAVGEIGIDLYWDKSFLEQQKIAFKQQIQWAKKYGYPIVIHGRDSFDEIFEILESEKGDDLFGIFHCFTGDYEQAKKAISYNMKLGIGGVVTFKNGKLDTFLNKIDLNHVVLETDSPYLAPMPFRGKRNESSYLMYVLEKVAALYNKDIEEVAVITTANSKEVFGV from the coding sequence ATGACGATAACGGATACGCACACACATTTATATAGCGAGCTTTTTGAGAATGATAGGGAGTTGGTAATTAATACAGCTCTAGATTTGGGAATAACGCGATTTTTTATCCCGGCGATAGATTCTTCCTATACCACTTCTATGTTGGATCTAGAGAAGGCGCATCCAGAGAATGTTTTTCTAATGATGGGGCTGCATCCCACCTATGTGAAGGAAAATTTCAGGGAAGAATTGGCGCATGTGGAAGAGTTGCTGGCCGCTAGAAAATTCTACGCTGTAGGGGAAATTGGAATAGATCTGTATTGGGATAAAAGTTTTTTAGAACAGCAGAAAATTGCCTTTAAGCAACAGATTCAATGGGCTAAAAAATATGGATACCCTATTGTCATTCACGGAAGGGATAGTTTTGATGAGATTTTTGAAATTCTTGAATCTGAGAAGGGTGACGATCTCTTTGGTATATTTCATTGTTTTACTGGAGATTATGAACAGGCAAAAAAGGCTATTTCCTATAATATGAAGTTGGGAATTGGGGGAGTGGTTACCTTTAAAAATGGGAAGCTAGATACTTTTTTAAATAAAATTGACCTAAACCATGTTGTGCTGGAGACAGATTCTCCATATTTGGCCCCCATGCCGTTTCGGGGAAAACGCAATGAGAGTTCCTATTTAATGTATGTGTTGGAAAAGGTTGCTGCACTATATAATAAGGATATAGAAGAAGTAGCGGTGATTACAACTGCAAATTCCAAGGAGGTTTTTGGGGTGTAG
- the odhB gene encoding 2-oxoglutarate dehydrogenase complex dihydrolipoyllysine-residue succinyltransferase yields MILEMKVPSPGESITEVEIAEWLVNDGDYVEKDQAIAEVDSDKATLELPAEESGVITFKAEVGDAVAVGAVVCLIDTSASRPEGSSKKEADSESKPKEKKVADKPVAAKAEKTSYATGAASPAAKKILAEKEVDPASIKGTGKDGRVTKEDAIKSVPSMGTPTGGNRGQSRTKLSMLRRKVAERLVTAKNETAMLTTFNEVDMSAIFKLREQYKEDFKNKHNVGLGFMSFFTKAVIRALQMYPSVNSMIDGKEMISFDFCDISIAVSGPKGLMVPVIRNAENLSFRGVESEVKRLAIRAREGDITVDEMTGGTFTITNGGVFGSMLSTPIINPPQSAILGMHNIVERPIARDGAIAIAPIMYVALSYDHRIIDGKESVGFLVAVKEALESPEELLMDNNVKKALEM; encoded by the coding sequence ATGATTTTAGAAATGAAAGTTCCTTCCCCGGGGGAATCTATTACGGAAGTAGAGATAGCGGAATGGTTGGTGAATGATGGGGATTATGTTGAGAAAGATCAGGCCATTGCAGAGGTGGACTCTGATAAGGCTACCTTAGAATTGCCTGCGGAAGAGAGTGGAGTTATTACCTTCAAAGCGGAGGTTGGCGATGCTGTGGCGGTAGGAGCAGTGGTATGTTTAATAGATACTAGTGCCTCGAGACCCGAAGGATCTTCCAAAAAAGAGGCGGACTCAGAATCCAAGCCGAAAGAGAAAAAGGTTGCAGATAAACCTGTAGCGGCTAAAGCCGAAAAAACAAGTTATGCCACAGGTGCAGCTTCTCCTGCAGCTAAGAAAATTCTAGCGGAGAAAGAGGTAGATCCAGCTAGTATAAAAGGTACAGGTAAAGACGGAAGGGTAACCAAAGAGGATGCTATTAAGTCGGTTCCTTCTATGGGTACTCCAACAGGTGGCAACAGAGGGCAGAGTCGCACTAAATTGTCAATGTTGCGTCGTAAGGTTGCTGAGCGACTTGTTACGGCTAAGAACGAAACGGCTATGCTTACCACGTTTAACGAAGTGGATATGTCTGCTATTTTTAAGTTGAGGGAGCAGTATAAGGAGGATTTTAAGAATAAACATAACGTGGGTCTTGGGTTTATGTCATTTTTCACCAAAGCGGTGATCAGGGCTTTGCAGATGTACCCATCGGTAAACTCAATGATAGACGGGAAAGAAATGATTTCTTTTGATTTCTGTGATATTAGTATTGCGGTTTCCGGTCCAAAAGGACTTATGGTACCCGTAATCAGAAATGCGGAAAACCTAAGCTTTAGGGGTGTGGAATCCGAAGTTAAAAGATTGGCCATAAGGGCGCGTGAGGGAGATATTACTGTAGATGAAATGACCGGGGGTACCTTTACCATTACCAATGGTGGCGTATTCGGATCCATGCTATCTACTCCAATTATCAACCCGCCGCAGAGTGCTATTTTAGGGATGCACAATATTGTTGAGCGACCTATAGCCAGAGACGGTGCTATTGCAATTGCTCCTATTATGTATGTGGCATTGTCCTATGATCACAGGATTATAGACGGTAAGGAGTCTGTTGGCTTCTTGGTGGCTGTTAAGGAAGCTCTGGAGAGTCCTGAGGAGTTGTTGATGGACAATAATGTTAAGAAGGCATTAGAGATGTAG
- a CDS encoding glycosyltransferase N-terminal domain-containing protein → MSRIYNIAIQISSLILRLIALFNPKIKLFVAGRKDVFQVLKNTFSKEDQVVWVHTASLGEFEQGLPVIERLKKEYPTYKILVTFFSPSGYEVKKNSSAAHAITYLPLDTLKNAERFVKLVNPKLVIFVKYEIWPNYLKVLAQRKTPILLISALFKEEQIYFKKYGGFMKRTLHNFSHIFVQNTNSVKLLHEIGINHTSLGGDTRFDRVMEILERDNHLDFMEQFKTDSPLLVAGSTWPEDEEVLVPQINADTSNLKYVLAPHNIKPEHIAKLKTSIQKKTVLYSQMDNKSLSDYDVLIIDTIGLLTKIYSYANLAYVGGGFATGLHNTLEPAVFGIPVIIGSNYKGFKEAEDLVEQGGVLVVNSREEHLILMKKLLSDRDYLERTGAVNLNYVIKNKGASTQIMEHIRTLL, encoded by the coding sequence GTGTCCAGGATTTACAATATTGCCATTCAAATCAGCTCTCTAATCTTGAGGCTAATTGCGTTATTCAACCCCAAAATAAAACTTTTTGTAGCGGGTCGAAAAGATGTTTTTCAGGTATTAAAAAACACCTTTTCCAAAGAAGATCAGGTGGTTTGGGTACACACTGCTTCTTTGGGGGAATTTGAGCAGGGACTTCCTGTTATAGAGCGACTAAAGAAAGAATACCCTACCTATAAAATATTGGTCACTTTCTTTTCGCCTTCTGGCTATGAAGTTAAAAAAAATAGTTCGGCCGCACATGCTATTACCTATCTTCCCTTAGACACTTTAAAAAACGCAGAACGATTTGTAAAATTGGTGAATCCAAAACTGGTCATTTTTGTAAAATACGAGATATGGCCAAATTACCTAAAAGTCTTGGCCCAGCGTAAAACCCCCATTTTATTGATTTCGGCCCTTTTTAAAGAAGAACAGATCTACTTTAAAAAATACGGCGGGTTTATGAAAAGGACCCTACACAATTTCTCTCATATTTTTGTACAGAATACCAATTCGGTAAAACTACTTCATGAAATAGGCATTAACCACACTAGTCTTGGTGGAGATACGCGTTTCGATAGGGTAATGGAAATATTGGAAAGGGACAACCATTTAGATTTTATGGAGCAGTTTAAAACCGACTCCCCCCTATTGGTTGCTGGAAGTACTTGGCCTGAAGATGAGGAGGTATTGGTCCCTCAAATAAATGCAGACACCTCCAATTTAAAATACGTATTGGCACCTCACAATATTAAACCTGAGCATATTGCCAAGCTAAAGACCTCTATCCAAAAGAAAACCGTACTCTACTCCCAAATGGATAACAAATCCCTGTCCGATTATGACGTACTTATCATAGACACCATAGGATTATTGACCAAAATATACAGCTATGCCAATCTTGCCTATGTTGGTGGCGGATTCGCCACTGGTCTCCATAACACTTTGGAACCAGCTGTATTTGGAATTCCCGTAATCATTGGCAGCAACTACAAAGGATTTAAAGAAGCAGAGGACTTGGTGGAACAAGGCGGAGTTTTGGTAGTTAACAGCAGGGAAGAACATCTGATTTTAATGAAAAAATTACTATCGGATAGGGACTATTTGGAAAGAACTGGTGCCGTCAACCTCAACTATGTAATAAAAAACAAGGGAGCCAGCACCCAGATTATGGAACACATCCGCACATTACTGTAA
- a CDS encoding TIGR02281 family clan AA aspartic protease codes for MTNLKAFLKKKKYTCIPLTLTATNHFEINVTINGIVGLFILDTGASNTCIGIDKIDFFKLNSKDSKIKAAGAGATEMLTKLSTKNKIEIGSWIKEKHKIVLFDLVHVNEALTSHQAMPVDGIIGADILKKGKAIIDYKKTRLFLKQ; via the coding sequence ATGACCAATCTTAAAGCGTTTCTTAAGAAAAAAAAATACACCTGTATTCCCCTTACCCTTACTGCCACCAATCATTTTGAAATAAATGTCACTATCAATGGTATTGTCGGGTTATTTATATTGGATACAGGGGCCTCAAATACCTGTATCGGAATAGATAAAATAGATTTTTTTAAACTAAATTCTAAAGACTCCAAAATTAAGGCTGCCGGTGCAGGCGCTACAGAAATGCTAACCAAATTATCTACAAAAAACAAAATTGAAATTGGAAGCTGGATAAAAGAAAAGCACAAAATCGTCCTTTTCGACCTTGTACATGTAAATGAAGCACTTACTTCTCACCAGGCCATGCCAGTAGATGGCATTATTGGTGCTGATATATTGAAAAAGGGAAAAGCGATCATCGATTATAAGAAAACCAGACTTTTCTTAAAACAGTAA
- a CDS encoding 2-oxoglutarate dehydrogenase E1 component, translating to MDKYSFLNAAHTSYFAELYDKYLINPDSVEPSWRAFFQGFDFGIENSGEGWDSGSETGPLSVAGGQEVEVPKVLQKEFQVVRLIDGYRTRGHLFTKTNPVRERRQYFPSLDLEVFGLEKSDLNTVFTAGEILGIGPNTLEKIIEHLTIIYCDAIGVEYMYIRNPERVEWIQNWLNVNDNHPNFDNEQKKHILKKLNEAVAFEGFLHTKYVGQKRFSLEGNESLIPALDTMVEKAAEMGVEQFVMGMAHRGRLNVLTNIFGKQPKDIFSEFDGKDYEQEIFDGDVKYHLGWTSERKAKNGKKIKMNIAPNPSHLETVGAVVEGIARAKQDTHFPDDFSKVLPIVVHGDAAIAGQGLVYELVQMANLEGYKTNGTIHIVVNNQIGFTTNYLDARSSTYCTDVAKVTLSPVLHVNADDAEAVVHASLFALEFRMRFKRDVFLDLLGYRKYGHNEGDEPRFTQPKLYKAIAKHPNARDIYAESLLAQGIIEENYVKEIEQQYKADLEEELEDSRKEDKTVITPFMADEWKGFHHAGDWEMMDPVDTRYSKEKLSQIAEVLTQLPKDKKFLRKVEKLVKDRRDMFFKNNTLDWAMGELLAYGSLLEEGYGVRMSGQDVERGTFSHRHAVMKVEESEEEVMLLNHISKDQGIFQIYNSLLSEYGVVGFDYGYAMASPNTLTIWEAQFGDFSNGAQIMIDQYISAAEDKWKLQNGLVMLLPHGYEGQGAEHSSARMERYLQLCARDNMYIADVTTPANLFHMLRKHMKVDFRKPLIVFTPKSLLRHARAVSTVEEFTDGKFQEVIDDATADVKKVKSLVFCTGKFYYDLLAVKEENKRDDVALVRVEQLFPVPSRQMKAIMEKYKFADDKVWAQEEPRNMGAWGHMVMHFSEANKLRVASRRFYASPAAGSAVRSKRRHQQVIDYVFDIEKNNMSRTPDAARKEG from the coding sequence ATGGATAAATATTCTTTTTTAAACGCTGCACACACTTCTTATTTTGCAGAATTATACGACAAGTATTTAATTAACCCTGATAGTGTAGAGCCCAGTTGGAGAGCTTTTTTTCAAGGCTTCGATTTTGGTATCGAAAATTCCGGCGAAGGTTGGGATTCTGGATCAGAAACGGGACCACTGTCAGTCGCAGGCGGACAGGAGGTGGAAGTGCCCAAGGTCTTGCAAAAGGAATTCCAAGTAGTGCGTTTAATAGACGGCTATAGGACAAGGGGACACCTGTTTACCAAGACTAATCCGGTAAGGGAGAGAAGGCAATACTTTCCATCCCTAGACTTGGAAGTATTTGGATTGGAAAAGTCCGATTTGAATACCGTTTTTACCGCAGGGGAGATATTGGGCATTGGCCCAAATACCCTGGAAAAGATAATTGAACACCTCACTATCATCTATTGTGACGCCATTGGTGTGGAATATATGTATATCAGAAACCCAGAGCGGGTAGAATGGATACAGAATTGGTTGAACGTAAATGACAACCATCCCAATTTTGATAACGAGCAAAAGAAACATATCCTTAAGAAGTTGAACGAAGCGGTTGCTTTTGAGGGGTTCTTGCATACTAAATATGTGGGGCAAAAACGATTTTCGTTGGAAGGAAACGAGTCATTGATTCCTGCCTTGGATACTATGGTAGAAAAGGCAGCGGAAATGGGGGTAGAACAATTTGTAATGGGTATGGCCCATAGAGGTCGACTAAACGTGCTGACCAATATTTTCGGAAAGCAACCCAAAGATATCTTTAGTGAGTTTGATGGAAAAGATTATGAACAGGAAATCTTCGATGGTGATGTGAAATACCATCTTGGTTGGACCTCTGAACGTAAGGCTAAAAACGGTAAAAAGATTAAAATGAATATTGCCCCCAATCCTTCCCACTTGGAAACAGTAGGTGCGGTTGTCGAAGGAATAGCTAGGGCAAAGCAAGATACTCACTTCCCAGACGATTTTTCAAAGGTTTTACCTATTGTAGTGCATGGTGATGCTGCTATCGCAGGGCAGGGACTTGTTTATGAGTTGGTGCAAATGGCTAACTTGGAGGGCTATAAGACCAATGGCACCATTCATATTGTGGTGAATAACCAAATTGGATTTACCACCAACTATTTGGACGCTCGTAGTTCCACCTATTGTACGGATGTGGCTAAAGTGACCCTAAGTCCGGTATTACACGTAAATGCGGATGATGCGGAGGCAGTAGTGCACGCTTCACTTTTTGCCCTTGAATTTAGGATGCGCTTTAAAAGAGATGTGTTCTTAGATCTCTTGGGGTATAGGAAATATGGACATAATGAAGGTGATGAACCACGATTTACTCAGCCTAAATTGTATAAGGCAATAGCCAAACACCCAAATGCAAGGGATATTTATGCTGAAAGCTTGTTGGCTCAAGGCATTATTGAGGAGAACTATGTTAAGGAAATAGAGCAGCAATATAAGGCGGACCTTGAAGAGGAATTGGAAGATTCCAGAAAAGAAGATAAGACGGTGATTACCCCATTTATGGCCGATGAATGGAAAGGTTTTCACCATGCGGGAGATTGGGAGATGATGGATCCTGTAGATACGAGGTATAGTAAAGAAAAGCTTAGCCAAATAGCGGAAGTATTGACCCAATTGCCAAAGGATAAAAAGTTCTTGCGTAAAGTGGAGAAATTGGTGAAGGATCGAAGGGATATGTTTTTTAAGAACAATACCTTGGATTGGGCCATGGGAGAGCTGTTGGCCTATGGTTCCTTATTGGAGGAAGGCTACGGCGTCCGTATGTCCGGACAGGATGTGGAGAGGGGTACCTTTTCTCATCGTCATGCCGTGATGAAAGTGGAGGAGAGCGAGGAAGAAGTCATGTTGCTTAATCATATATCTAAAGATCAGGGTATATTTCAAATATACAATTCCCTATTGTCCGAATACGGTGTGGTAGGGTTTGATTATGGGTATGCCATGGCGAGTCCAAACACCCTTACTATTTGGGAAGCCCAATTTGGGGACTTTAGTAATGGTGCCCAAATAATGATCGATCAATACATTTCGGCGGCCGAGGATAAATGGAAATTGCAAAATGGGTTGGTCATGTTATTGCCACACGGTTATGAAGGTCAAGGTGCAGAGCATTCCTCAGCGCGAATGGAACGTTATTTACAATTATGTGCTAGGGACAATATGTATATCGCAGATGTCACTACTCCTGCTAATTTATTCCATATGTTAAGAAAACATATGAAGGTAGATTTCAGGAAGCCACTAATCGTATTTACCCCAAAAAGTCTTTTAAGGCACGCGCGGGCGGTGTCTACAGTTGAGGAGTTTACTGATGGAAAGTTTCAGGAGGTAATAGACGATGCTACCGCTGATGTGAAAAAAGTAAAAAGTTTAGTATTTTGTACTGGTAAGTTCTATTATGATCTCTTAGCAGTTAAGGAGGAAAATAAACGGGATGATGTAGCTTTGGTGCGAGTGGAGCAATTGTTCCCAGTGCCTTCTAGACAAATGAAAGCTATAATGGAAAAATATAAATTCGCTGACGATAAGGTGTGGGCCCAGGAAGAACCTAGAAATATGGGAGCTTGGGGCCATATGGTGATGCACTTTAGCGAAGCCAATAAATTAAGGGTGGCTTCCAGAAGATTTTATGCCTCTCCGGCTGCGGGAAGTGCGGTACGTTCCAAGCGCCGTCATCAGCAAGTAATCGATTATGTTTTCGATATCGAAAAAAATAATATGAGTAGAACCCCAGATGCTGCTAGAAAAGAAGGTTAA
- a CDS encoding alpha-ketoglutarate decarboxylase has translation MKTGYSLLKSPFLLLFFSLLTTISYSQGKPTTSDFWKRVQLGGGLGLGFGNNSFNASVSPSAIYRISNEFGMGMGLNLNYAKFNNAKLLAYGGSFLTFYNPIPVLQFSAELEQLRVNTRIELDGRNSENAYWSPALFTGIGYSMPNVTLGVRYNLLHDDQKSIYANALMPFIRVYF, from the coding sequence ATGAAAACTGGATATTCCTTACTTAAATCACCTTTTTTACTTCTGTTTTTTAGCCTTTTAACAACTATTTCCTATTCTCAAGGAAAGCCAACTACTTCTGATTTTTGGAAAAGGGTTCAACTTGGCGGAGGTTTAGGCCTAGGCTTTGGAAATAACAGCTTCAATGCATCAGTTTCTCCTTCCGCAATTTATAGGATCTCCAATGAATTTGGCATGGGAATGGGCCTAAATTTAAATTACGCTAAATTTAACAACGCGAAATTATTGGCCTATGGAGGATCGTTTTTAACATTTTACAACCCCATTCCCGTACTACAATTTTCTGCAGAACTTGAGCAACTCAGGGTCAATACCAGGATTGAATTGGACGGCAGAAACTCGGAAAATGCCTATTGGTCCCCTGCCCTGTTTACGGGAATTGGGTACAGCATGCCGAATGTCACCTTGGGGGTGAGATACAACCTTTTACACGACGATCAAAAAAGCATCTACGCCAACGCGCTAATGCCTTTTATCCGTGTCTATTTCTAA
- the galE gene encoding UDP-glucose 4-epimerase GalE, which translates to MKILVTGGLGFIGSHTTVELQNKGFEVVIIDDLSNSSEKVLDGIVAITGKKPQFEKLDLKEKSKVEDFFKRHQDIAGVIHFAASKAVGESVEKPLLYYENNIGTLVYLLKEISKQQRASFIFSSSCTVYGQADKMPITEDAPVKAAESPYGNTKQIGEEIIQETCKVTPAINAIALRYFNPMGAHLTAEIGELPIGVPQNLVPFITQTGAGIREQISVFGGDYPTEDGTCIRDYIHVVDLAKAHVVALERLLNAKNEENYEVFNVGTGKGSSVLEAIQSFERVSGKKLNYKIVGRREGDIMTAYADTTKANKVLGWKAESTLDEAMKSAWVWEQKIRK; encoded by the coding sequence ATGAAGATACTAGTAACGGGAGGATTGGGATTTATAGGATCCCATACAACGGTTGAATTACAGAATAAAGGATTTGAAGTGGTAATCATAGACGACCTATCCAATTCCAGTGAAAAGGTGTTGGACGGAATTGTGGCCATTACCGGTAAAAAACCTCAATTTGAAAAACTGGATCTAAAGGAGAAATCCAAAGTAGAGGATTTTTTTAAACGCCATCAAGACATTGCGGGGGTTATCCATTTTGCAGCCTCTAAAGCGGTAGGAGAGAGTGTGGAAAAACCGTTGCTCTACTATGAGAACAATATTGGGACCTTGGTGTATCTTCTAAAAGAAATTTCCAAGCAGCAAAGGGCAAGTTTTATCTTTAGTTCCTCCTGTACGGTCTATGGCCAAGCAGATAAAATGCCGATTACCGAAGATGCTCCAGTAAAGGCAGCGGAATCGCCTTATGGAAATACCAAGCAAATTGGGGAGGAAATTATTCAGGAGACCTGCAAGGTGACTCCTGCTATCAACGCCATTGCCCTTAGATATTTTAATCCAATGGGAGCACATCTAACTGCTGAGATTGGTGAGTTGCCTATAGGTGTGCCTCAAAATTTGGTGCCGTTTATTACTCAGACTGGAGCCGGAATCAGGGAGCAAATATCGGTCTTTGGTGGGGATTACCCTACAGAAGATGGGACGTGTATCCGGGATTATATTCATGTAGTAGATCTTGCAAAGGCGCATGTTGTGGCCTTGGAGCGTTTATTGAACGCTAAGAATGAAGAGAATTACGAGGTGTTTAATGTAGGGACGGGAAAAGGAAGTTCTGTTTTAGAAGCAATCCAAAGTTTCGAAAGGGTTTCCGGTAAAAAATTGAACTATAAGATTGTAGGGAGAAGGGAAGGTGATATTATGACCGCATATGCCGATACCACTAAAGCCAATAAGGTTTTGGGATGGAAAGCAGAATCTACCTTAGATGAAGCCATGAAATCTGCTTGGGTTTGGGAGCAAAAGATCAGAAAATAA